In a genomic window of Allomeiothermus silvanus DSM 9946:
- a CDS encoding AAA family ATPase — protein MDPILRVELLGHFRFSFKGRAITGLSPRHQSLLAYLILNQQNPQLRTQIAFLFWPDSSDEQALTNLRRELHQLRHHLPQAEDFLVIDRRQLQWRAGPHFSLDVADFQSAVHSGSRAALEKAVKLYRGDLLPSCYEDWIVPERERLHGLMIEAYLRLIGWLEEDREYRLALEHAHDLLAHEPLHEGAYRALMRLHSLLGERAAALHAYHTCASLLGRDLGARPSAATQALYQSLLESDEPSQPTSIPPAGQPSTEAAYPLIGREQEWNTLRQTWGEAMLSGARCVVIQGVAGIGKTRLAEELLRWVAERGIAGARTRCYAAEGRLAFAPITEWLRSRSLRPGLEASEPLGLSEVARLLPELLREHPDLPRPPPLSESWQRQHFFEAVARCFLRDHRPLLLVLDDIQWCDPDTLEWLHYLLRSTPQAQLLLVATLRSEERRDNIALQTFLRDLRQWGRLSELELGPLNEIHTARLAAQVAGQPPDTSFTDFTRLSL, from the coding sequence ATGGATCCTATATTGCGGGTCGAACTGTTGGGCCATTTTCGGTTCAGTTTTAAGGGTCGGGCCATCACTGGGCTTAGCCCCCGTCATCAGAGCTTGTTGGCTTACTTGATCCTGAACCAGCAGAATCCCCAGCTCCGCACTCAAATTGCCTTTTTGTTTTGGCCCGATTCGAGCGACGAACAGGCTCTTACCAATCTGCGCCGTGAACTGCATCAACTACGCCACCACCTGCCCCAGGCCGAAGACTTCTTGGTGATCGATCGTAGACAGTTGCAGTGGAGAGCCGGGCCGCACTTTTCCCTGGACGTGGCAGATTTCCAATCGGCGGTGCACTCGGGTTCTAGAGCGGCGCTGGAAAAGGCAGTAAAGCTGTATCGGGGCGATCTTCTCCCTAGCTGCTACGAGGACTGGATTGTCCCCGAGCGCGAACGCCTGCACGGCCTGATGATAGAAGCGTACCTGCGATTGATTGGCTGGCTGGAGGAGGACCGGGAGTATCGCTTGGCCCTCGAGCACGCTCACGATTTACTGGCCCACGAACCTCTGCACGAAGGGGCCTACCGTGCCCTGATGCGCCTGCACAGCCTACTGGGAGAGAGGGCAGCAGCCTTACACGCCTACCACACTTGTGCCAGCCTACTAGGACGAGACCTGGGGGCCAGGCCTAGCGCTGCTACCCAAGCCCTTTACCAGAGCCTGCTCGAGTCTGATGAGCCCAGCCAGCCGACCTCCATCCCACCTGCGGGTCAACCCTCTACAGAGGCAGCTTACCCCTTGATAGGCCGTGAGCAAGAGTGGAACACACTTCGGCAGACTTGGGGGGAAGCGATGCTTAGCGGTGCTCGGTGTGTAGTCATCCAGGGAGTAGCTGGCATTGGCAAGACCCGACTGGCCGAGGAACTGCTGAGATGGGTTGCGGAAAGGGGTATCGCTGGGGCGCGCACCCGATGCTATGCCGCTGAGGGACGTTTGGCTTTCGCCCCGATAACTGAATGGCTGCGTTCGAGAAGCCTACGACCGGGTTTGGAGGCATCTGAACCTTTGGGGCTTTCTGAGGTTGCTCGGTTGTTACCCGAACTGCTGAGGGAACACCCTGACCTACCTCGTCCCCCGCCCCTGAGCGAAAGTTGGCAGCGACAACATTTCTTCGAAGCTGTGGCTCGCTGTTTTTTGCGAGACCATAGGCCCTTATTGCTAGTACTAGACGACATCCAGTGGTGCGACCCCGATACCTTGGAGTGGCTGCACTATCTCCTGCGCTCAACTCCTCAAGCCCAGCTTTTACTAGTAGCTACCCTGCGTTCAGAAGAGCGCCGAGACAACATTGCCCTTCAGACCTTTTTGCGGGACCTGAGACAGTGGGGGCGGTTGTCAGAACTCGAGCTAGGGCCTCTGAATGAGATTCACACCGCCAGGCTTGCCGCCCAGGTAGCCGGGCAACCCCCTGATACCTCCTTTACTGATTTTACGCGGTTGAGTTTATAG
- a CDS encoding integrase core domain-containing protein translates to MQFTTVGREIWRGARQAQRLAEANASDPEVQERLRKLRLVKALRESKKSWKEIQDLVGISRATYHRWQKALKEKGLAGLKPRSRRPKHLRTKVHWTPGLLIRIETLRKENPTWGRWSIWLTLRKEGFQMSERTVGRILAYLEKHRRIESVAGYLARTQRGKLKRRVNRPYAKRKPRGYEARAPGDLVQVDTLTLTLGPGSMVKHFSAIDLHSRFVLAEVHSRATAKLSEGFLSLLLARAPFPIRAIQVDGGSEFMAEFEEACCALGIALFVLPPRSPKLNGHVERMQRTFKEEFYTRPLPTPLSELQAELDTYLDYYNRRRPHMALGGLAPLEFLAKMQEESVPQRVSNVLTDYKICSGRGERVYT, encoded by the coding sequence GTGCAGTTTACCACCGTTGGCCGAGAGATATGGAGAGGCGCTAGACAAGCACAGAGGCTGGCCGAGGCCAACGCAAGCGACCCAGAGGTCCAGGAACGTCTGCGCAAGCTCCGACTGGTCAAAGCCCTGCGTGAAAGTAAAAAGAGCTGGAAGGAGATCCAGGACCTGGTCGGGATCAGCCGGGCCACCTACCACCGCTGGCAAAAAGCCCTAAAAGAAAAGGGCCTGGCTGGACTCAAACCCCGCTCCCGCCGCCCTAAGCACCTGCGCACAAAGGTCCACTGGACCCCAGGGCTGCTCATTAGAATAGAAACTCTCCGCAAGGAAAACCCCACCTGGGGACGCTGGTCCATCTGGCTTACCCTCCGCAAGGAGGGTTTCCAGATGAGCGAACGCACGGTGGGGCGCATCCTGGCCTACCTGGAGAAGCACCGACGTATCGAGAGCGTGGCCGGCTACCTGGCCCGGACTCAAAGAGGGAAGCTAAAGCGAAGGGTAAACCGGCCCTACGCCAAAAGGAAGCCCCGAGGATACGAGGCCAGGGCTCCTGGGGACCTGGTCCAGGTGGACACCCTCACCCTGACCTTAGGACCGGGAAGCATGGTCAAGCACTTCTCGGCGATTGACCTCCATAGCCGGTTTGTCCTGGCGGAGGTGCACAGCCGGGCCACGGCTAAGCTTTCTGAGGGGTTCTTGTCCTTGCTTCTGGCCAGGGCCCCTTTTCCCATCCGGGCCATCCAGGTGGATGGGGGCAGCGAGTTCATGGCCGAGTTTGAGGAGGCCTGCTGTGCTCTGGGGATTGCCTTGTTTGTGCTACCGCCGAGGAGTCCTAAACTCAATGGTCACGTGGAGCGGATGCAGCGGACCTTCAAGGAGGAGTTCTACACCCGGCCTTTGCCCACCCCGCTCAGCGAGCTGCAGGCAGAGCTGGATACCTACCTGGACTACTACAACCGCCGAAGGCCTCACATGGCCCTGGGGGGTCTTGCTCCGCTGGAGTTTTTGGCTAAGATGCAAGAGGAGTCGGTTCCTCAAAGAGTCTCAAATGTGTTGACCGATTACAAAATTTGTTCCGGCAGGGGCGAGAGGGTATATACTTGA
- a CDS encoding PIG-L deacetylase family protein, producing MSKVASLLAVFAHPDDEAFSSGGTLAHYAALGARVVVACATRGEAGQIKDPALQGVSDLGKVREEELARACAALGLEPPVFLGFHDSGRNERLRKDDPLTTINVDLWEIERRIKEVIASVKPQVMITFDPHGGYLHPDHLVIHRAATAAFFSSGYLEGAPERLFYTVWPIEVVAQMQALRPNLAAGLEPQMVGVSESTLAVRMAIADQAEKKRAAIRAHSSQTADQNMSDLPPEAQAFMERMFSYETFALGGVRGPVLRWPLKHLFDGLDVQWR from the coding sequence ATGTCTAAGGTCGCCTCGCTCCTGGCCGTATTTGCCCATCCTGACGACGAAGCCTTTTCCTCTGGCGGCACGTTGGCCCACTATGCGGCCCTGGGGGCGCGGGTAGTGGTGGCCTGCGCGACCAGGGGCGAGGCTGGGCAAATCAAAGATCCGGCTCTCCAGGGCGTGAGCGACCTGGGAAAAGTCCGCGAAGAAGAACTGGCTCGAGCCTGTGCTGCCCTGGGGCTCGAGCCCCCGGTGTTTTTGGGGTTCCATGACTCAGGCCGTAACGAGCGGCTGCGCAAGGACGACCCCCTGACCACCATCAACGTGGACCTCTGGGAGATCGAGCGGCGGATCAAAGAGGTGATCGCCTCGGTAAAGCCTCAGGTGATGATCACCTTCGACCCTCATGGGGGCTATCTACACCCCGACCATCTGGTCATCCACCGAGCCGCCACGGCGGCCTTTTTCTCCAGCGGCTACTTGGAAGGGGCCCCCGAGCGGCTTTTTTACACTGTCTGGCCGATCGAAGTAGTCGCGCAAATGCAGGCCCTCAGACCCAACTTGGCAGCCGGGCTCGAGCCGCAGATGGTGGGGGTCTCCGAAAGCACCCTGGCAGTACGGATGGCCATCGCCGACCAGGCCGAGAAGAAGCGGGCCGCCATCCGGGCCCATAGCTCGCAGACCGCCGACCAGAACATGAGCGACCTTCCCCCCGAAGCCCAGGCTTTTATGGAGCGTATGTTCAGCTACGAGACCTTCGCTTTGGGTGGGGTGCGCGGCCCAGTTCTACGCTGGCCGCTCAAGCATTTATTTGATGGGCTGGACGTGCAGTGGAGATAA
- a CDS encoding maleylpyruvate isomerase N-terminal domain-containing protein, whose translation MNVLDVMKYGHLTLLEKLGGLPESAWEVKGVVGSWSVKDLVAHLASFEQVLVELLGSFLDPSQPTPTLELFHSRPDFNDTQVAARREMAPSDVLSEYERWHTRALELAARLPPDVFRQHGTLPWYGMDYDLEDFIVYTYYGHKREHGAQIALFKKRHAQEKTG comes from the coding sequence GTGAACGTCCTAGACGTGATGAAGTACGGTCACCTGACCTTGCTGGAGAAACTGGGGGGGCTTCCCGAGTCGGCGTGGGAGGTGAAAGGGGTAGTGGGCAGCTGGTCGGTAAAAGACCTAGTGGCCCACCTGGCCTCCTTCGAGCAGGTGCTGGTGGAACTGCTAGGGTCGTTTTTGGACCCGAGCCAGCCCACTCCCACTCTCGAGCTGTTTCATAGCCGCCCTGACTTCAACGATACCCAGGTGGCGGCCCGTCGCGAGATGGCCCCCTCGGACGTCTTGTCGGAGTATGAACGCTGGCACACCCGGGCGCTGGAGCTGGCTGCCCGGCTCCCGCCCGACGTCTTTCGGCAGCACGGCACCTTGCCCTGGTACGGCATGGACTACGATCTGGAGGACTTTATCGTCTACACCTACTATGGCCATAAACGTGAGCACGGGGCCCAGATCGCCCTGTTCAAAAAACGCCATGCCCAGGAAAAAACCGGGTAA
- a CDS encoding CAP domain-containing protein → MRHLVFCWVWLGLCLSPALAQRPGLEGQMLALINQARAQGVRCVGGGGGLRLPALSYSGTLAIAAQNHANNMGQKRFLSHYYQGQGPRARVIRVGYRYLRMSEIIFKGYGSDPRKAMGWWLRSPVHCRAIMNPYYRELGVGFSSLGGAWAVVLAQPR, encoded by the coding sequence ATGAGACACCTCGTTTTTTGTTGGGTCTGGCTAGGTTTATGCCTGAGTCCGGCTTTGGCCCAGCGCCCGGGGCTGGAGGGGCAGATGCTGGCCCTTATCAACCAGGCCCGAGCGCAGGGAGTGCGTTGTGTGGGGGGTGGGGGCGGTCTTCGCCTCCCCGCCCTCAGCTATAGCGGCACCCTGGCCATCGCCGCACAGAATCACGCCAATAATATGGGGCAGAAGCGGTTCTTGTCCCACTACTACCAAGGGCAAGGGCCCCGTGCCCGGGTGATCCGGGTCGGCTACCGCTACCTGCGCATGTCGGAGATCATCTTCAAAGGCTATGGCAGCGATCCCCGTAAGGCTATGGGCTGGTGGCTGCGCTCGCCGGTGCATTGCCGGGCTATCATGAATCCTTACTACCGTGAACTAGGGGTGGGATTCTCGAGCCTGGGCGGGGCTTGGGCGGTGGTGCTGGCTCAGCCGCGTTGA
- a CDS encoding divergent PAP2 family protein produces MAELLSNQVLWTAVLASFIAQVLKLLIYYAVEREWQWERFVETGGMPSSHAATVSALATGVGITEGWGSAYFAIAAVLAFIVMYDATGIRRAAGMHAQLLNDLVEELQELRKQGPKPEPLKELLGHTYLEVAVGAIIGAMFAWISFLVV; encoded by the coding sequence ATGGCTGAACTCCTCTCCAATCAAGTCTTGTGGACAGCGGTCCTGGCGAGTTTTATTGCCCAAGTTTTGAAGCTTCTTATCTACTATGCTGTCGAGCGTGAGTGGCAGTGGGAGCGCTTTGTGGAAACGGGGGGGATGCCCTCCTCGCACGCCGCTACCGTCTCGGCCCTAGCTACCGGGGTGGGGATCACCGAGGGCTGGGGGAGTGCCTACTTTGCTATCGCGGCGGTGCTGGCTTTCATCGTGATGTATGACGCTACCGGCATCCGCCGGGCCGCCGGTATGCACGCCCAACTCCTCAACGATCTGGTCGAAGAACTTCAGGAACTGCGCAAGCAAGGCCCCAAACCCGAGCCCCTAAAGGAACTGCTGGGACATACCTACCTGGAGGTCGCAGTGGGGGCCATTATCGGGGCCATGTTCGCTTGGATCAGCTTCCTGGTCGTCTGA
- a CDS encoding transposase, translating into MASTRRFYPSDLSDQARFSDRQAEWVLLEPLIPAPKPGGRPAKVPRREIVNAILYVLKNGIQWRAMPHDLPHWSTVYHYFRKWQKEGVCYRVRGGLVRIPPGSQAADGGGLQPDGGQGEFGGGELKEVVEERWGKRLRTSHGRRG; encoded by the coding sequence GTGGCTTCTACACGTAGATTTTACCCCAGCGACCTCTCGGATCAGGCTCGCTTTAGCGACCGCCAGGCGGAGTGGGTTCTCCTGGAACCCCTCATCCCCGCCCCCAAGCCGGGAGGCCGCCCTGCAAAAGTGCCTAGAAGGGAGATCGTCAACGCCATACTCTACGTCCTGAAAAACGGCATCCAGTGGCGGGCCATGCCCCATGACCTGCCCCACTGGTCTACGGTCTACCACTACTTCCGCAAGTGGCAGAAGGAGGGGGTGTGCTACCGGGTGAGGGGAGGCCTGGTTCGTATCCCTCCTGGATCACAGGCCGCGGACGGTGGTGGCCTTCAGCCGGATGGGGGCCAAGGGGAATTCGGTGGTGGAGAGCTCAAGGAGGTGGTCGAGGAGCGCTGGGGCAAAAGGCTCAGGACATCACACGGGAGACGTGGCTAA
- a CDS encoding bifunctional methylenetetrahydrofolate dehydrogenase/methenyltetrahydrofolate cyclohydrolase, which yields MELAGPPVAEAVYAELRAQLEKLPFVPHLRVVRLGEDPASVSYVRLKDRQAKKLGLSSQVDVFPESMRQEELLEHIRRLNADPEVDGILVQSPTPRHVDFNRVLETIDPDKDVDGLTPTNAGRLWMGLEALESCTPAGIMRLLKHYGVSPAGKEVVIVNRSNLVGKPLAAMMLRENATVTLAHSKTQELPSITRRAEILVTAVGRASFITPEMVRPGAVVVDVSVNRVGQNEAGRDILVGDCAPGVAEVASALTPVPGGVGPMTVAMLLANTVKAAMRRRGKY from the coding sequence ATGGAACTCGCAGGCCCTCCTGTAGCCGAGGCGGTATATGCCGAGCTACGCGCCCAATTGGAAAAACTGCCTTTTGTGCCGCATCTGCGGGTAGTGCGCTTAGGTGAAGATCCGGCTTCGGTTTCCTACGTACGGCTTAAGGACCGGCAAGCCAAGAAGCTAGGCCTCAGCAGCCAGGTGGACGTATTCCCCGAGAGCATGCGCCAAGAAGAACTGCTCGAGCACATCCGCCGACTCAACGCCGATCCCGAAGTGGACGGAATCCTGGTGCAGTCCCCGACCCCTCGTCACGTGGACTTCAACCGGGTACTCGAGACGATCGACCCCGATAAGGACGTAGACGGCCTTACCCCCACCAATGCCGGGCGGCTATGGATGGGCCTGGAGGCGCTCGAGTCCTGTACCCCAGCGGGGATTATGCGGCTACTCAAGCACTACGGGGTTTCGCCCGCTGGGAAGGAGGTGGTGATCGTCAACCGCTCAAACCTGGTAGGAAAGCCGCTAGCCGCGATGATGCTACGCGAGAACGCCACCGTGACGCTGGCCCATTCCAAGACCCAAGAGCTTCCCTCCATCACCCGCCGTGCCGAGATTTTGGTAACTGCGGTGGGGCGGGCGAGCTTCATCACCCCCGAGATGGTGCGCCCTGGGGCGGTAGTAGTGGATGTGAGTGTGAACCGCGTAGGCCAAAACGAGGCAGGCCGGGACATTTTGGTAGGAGATTGCGCTCCCGGTGTGGCTGAGGTGGCTTCGGCCCTCACCCCGGTGCCGGGTGGGGTCGGTCCTATGACCGTAGCGATGCTGCTTGCCAACACCGTCAAGGCAGCGATGCGCCGTAGGGGAAAGTATTGA
- the nusB gene encoding transcription antitermination factor NusB: MRRKARELAFKVLFEHAVGGVSLEEAWEHVSQNHDPEEASSERDSYDDPLDQGGLEFARRLLEGYQRHESEIDEVLGNTIQGWSFGQMAKTDLAVLRLAAYEMLYEPTPYAPLIEVAVKIAKRYGGEDSGRFVNGVLGRLLKRIENAEIQAVEKEK, encoded by the coding sequence ATGCGCCGTAAGGCCCGCGAACTTGCGTTCAAGGTGCTCTTTGAGCACGCTGTGGGTGGGGTAAGCTTGGAGGAGGCTTGGGAGCACGTCAGCCAGAACCACGATCCCGAGGAGGCCAGCTCCGAAAGGGACAGCTATGATGATCCCCTTGACCAGGGGGGGCTCGAGTTCGCCCGAAGGTTGCTCGAGGGCTATCAACGCCACGAGTCCGAGATCGACGAGGTATTGGGCAATACCATTCAGGGCTGGAGCTTCGGGCAGATGGCCAAGACCGACCTGGCGGTGCTTCGCCTGGCCGCCTACGAGATGCTCTATGAGCCCACTCCCTACGCTCCTCTTATCGAGGTGGCCGTCAAGATCGCCAAGCGCTATGGCGGCGAAGATTCGGGGCGCTTCGTGAACGGCGTGCTGGGGCGTCTGCTCAAGCGGATCGAGAACGCGGAGATCCAGGCGGTGGAGAAGGAGAAGTGA
- a CDS encoding Asp23/Gls24 family envelope stress response protein, with amino-acid sequence MVDYDLSENALVGLVTLALEGQEGIRLVQPGARGVGDLIPGRRAKPVRVEREGENLAVDLMVCVDYGKPIPDLAKEAQRCVTETLTASTGLKVRAVNITVVAVEYKEPNAA; translated from the coding sequence ATGGTGGACTACGACTTGAGCGAAAACGCATTGGTCGGCTTGGTCACACTGGCGCTGGAGGGCCAAGAGGGCATTCGGCTGGTGCAGCCTGGGGCCCGTGGGGTGGGCGACCTGATCCCTGGGCGACGGGCCAAGCCAGTACGGGTGGAGCGCGAGGGAGAAAACCTGGCAGTGGATCTAATGGTCTGCGTGGACTACGGCAAACCCATCCCCGACCTGGCTAAAGAAGCGCAGCGCTGCGTTACCGAGACCCTCACGGCGAGCACCGGGCTCAAGGTCCGGGCGGTGAACATAACCGTGGTAGCGGTGGAATACAAGGAGCCCAATGCTGCATAA
- a CDS encoding branched-chain amino acid ABC transporter permease gives MFRLSQSLTDAFSRRFSRTVRETYRQDEAYASTPQGRFWLAALLVGVVLLPLFLPQYPLFVLTQILIAALAGLGLHLLVGGAGQISLGQAAFVGVGAYVSSHLSGNLAPFGILMGGVMAAAIGVVLGVPSLRIKGAYLAIGTLAFQFLADYIFRQWKGFTGGVAGRTLPADNSFLGLPLTDDRVVFYLSLLFALPLFFYAKRLLSTRAGRAWFAVRDNDLSAQLSGVDLVRAKLTAFALSAFYAGVAGGILMHLIGTVAPENFTLAFSIQYLAIVIVGGAGTVLGAVLGSFFVVLIPEILSVIAGSFGPQYVAQLSAWRSVAFGVLILVFLILEPRGLVGLWGRIRDYFRTWPLPY, from the coding sequence GTGTTCCGCTTGAGCCAATCCCTCACCGATGCCTTCAGTCGCCGCTTTTCGCGCACGGTGCGCGAGACTTACCGCCAGGACGAGGCTTATGCCAGCACCCCGCAGGGCCGCTTCTGGCTGGCGGCCCTGCTCGTGGGCGTGGTGCTGCTGCCGCTATTCTTGCCGCAGTATCCGCTTTTCGTCCTGACGCAAATCCTCATCGCGGCGCTGGCCGGGCTGGGGTTGCACCTGCTGGTGGGCGGCGCAGGGCAGATCTCGCTGGGGCAGGCGGCCTTCGTGGGGGTGGGGGCTTACGTATCGAGCCATCTCAGCGGGAACCTGGCCCCTTTCGGCATCCTGATGGGCGGGGTGATGGCGGCTGCGATCGGGGTGGTGTTGGGGGTTCCCTCGCTGCGGATCAAAGGGGCCTACCTCGCCATCGGGACGCTGGCCTTCCAGTTCCTGGCCGACTACATCTTCCGCCAATGGAAGGGCTTTACCGGCGGAGTGGCCGGACGCACCTTGCCCGCCGACAACAGCTTCCTGGGACTACCCCTCACCGATGACCGGGTGGTTTTTTACCTGAGCCTGCTCTTCGCCCTCCCGCTTTTCTTCTACGCTAAGCGCTTGCTCTCGACCCGCGCGGGCCGGGCGTGGTTCGCAGTGCGCGACAACGATCTCTCGGCCCAGCTCTCCGGGGTGGATCTGGTGCGGGCCAAGCTCACCGCTTTCGCGCTCTCGGCGTTTTATGCGGGGGTAGCGGGCGGAATTCTCATGCACTTGATCGGGACCGTAGCTCCGGAGAACTTCACGCTGGCTTTCAGCATCCAGTACTTAGCCATCGTGATCGTGGGCGGTGCGGGGACCGTCTTGGGGGCGGTGCTGGGGTCTTTCTTCGTAGTGCTTATCCCGGAGATCTTGAGTGTGATTGCCGGGTCTTTCGGGCCACAATACGTGGCCCAGCTCTCTGCCTGGCGCAGCGTGGCTTTCGGGGTGCTGATCTTGGTTTTCCTGATCCTCGAGCCCCGCGGTCTGGTCGGCCTGTGGGGCCGCATTCGGGACTACTTCCGTACCTGGCCGCTCCCTTACTGA
- a CDS encoding AMP-binding protein gives MSKDTLVAALRHQAHTKPKAPALRVKRYGVWETTSWSGLWEDVQRLAGGLHRLGLEPGGVLAILGQNAPEWGTSELAAQTLGAMPMGIYADAMPEEVGYFLEFSQAQGVVISDEEQLDKVLPHLERLRFVLVWEEAGMSKYWGEKIFPYSQALEGGADPLARQAVEAASARIKPDTIALLAPTSGTTARSKLAMLTHAQLLAGLEAVDDVLRLTGKEWVFSYLPLPWIGEQMLTVVRGVADGIVLHFPEEALTVREDIKEVQPDFYLAPARIWEDAAALIRSRMEDADRVKKAVYRWGMGVLLEAAQREFRREPVGVGLNLARALAYPLVARPLRARIGLAACQVAVTGGAPLGPEVFTFFRALGVDIRQVYGQSETAATSCGHLPGDAPPETVGKPLRNTQVRISPEGEIQVKGKQVFLGYFKNEAATRESFTEDGWFRTGDAGFFNENGHLVLLGRLKEVGALSDGTRFAPQFLENRLKYSPYIREAVIIGHGRPFVTALIELDPENTQNWARKRGIVFSTYQSLTSNPAVYELIAKEIGMACESLPDELKVRRFAILPKELHADDEEITRTRKVKRGTVESRYGALLAALYDGSRSVHLSLPIRYLEGQGTLEALVQIADVGVPLPSSPKVGA, from the coding sequence ATGAGCAAAGACACTCTCGTCGCCGCCCTCCGCCACCAGGCCCACACCAAGCCAAAGGCCCCGGCGCTGCGGGTCAAGCGCTACGGAGTGTGGGAGACCACTTCCTGGTCGGGATTGTGGGAAGACGTGCAACGGTTGGCCGGGGGGCTCCACCGGCTGGGGCTCGAGCCAGGTGGGGTGCTAGCCATCTTGGGTCAGAACGCGCCGGAATGGGGGACCTCCGAACTCGCGGCGCAAACCCTGGGGGCTATGCCGATGGGCATCTACGCCGATGCTATGCCCGAGGAGGTGGGCTACTTTCTCGAGTTTTCCCAGGCCCAAGGGGTGGTGATTTCGGATGAAGAGCAGCTAGACAAGGTGCTACCCCATCTGGAGCGGCTTAGGTTTGTGTTGGTATGGGAAGAGGCGGGGATGAGCAAGTACTGGGGAGAGAAAATCTTCCCTTATTCCCAAGCGCTCGAGGGCGGGGCAGACCCCCTGGCCCGGCAGGCCGTAGAGGCTGCTTCGGCTCGGATTAAACCCGATACCATCGCCCTCCTGGCCCCCACCTCCGGTACCACGGCGCGCAGCAAGCTGGCCATGCTCACCCACGCGCAGCTCCTGGCCGGGCTCGAGGCAGTGGATGACGTGCTCCGGCTCACCGGCAAGGAATGGGTATTCTCCTACCTCCCCTTGCCCTGGATCGGTGAGCAGATGCTCACCGTGGTGCGCGGGGTAGCGGACGGGATTGTGTTGCACTTTCCCGAGGAGGCCCTCACCGTACGGGAGGACATCAAGGAGGTGCAGCCCGACTTCTACCTAGCCCCGGCCAGGATCTGGGAGGACGCCGCGGCGCTCATCCGCAGCCGTATGGAGGATGCCGACCGGGTCAAGAAGGCAGTGTACCGCTGGGGCATGGGGGTACTGCTCGAGGCGGCTCAGCGGGAGTTCCGCCGCGAGCCGGTGGGGGTGGGGCTGAACCTGGCTCGAGCCCTCGCTTACCCCCTGGTGGCTCGGCCCCTGCGAGCCCGGATCGGCCTGGCGGCATGCCAGGTCGCGGTGACCGGGGGTGCTCCCTTAGGCCCCGAGGTCTTTACCTTCTTCCGGGCGCTGGGGGTGGACATCCGCCAGGTCTACGGCCAGTCCGAGACCGCCGCCACCAGTTGCGGCCACCTGCCCGGTGACGCCCCCCCCGAGACGGTGGGCAAGCCCCTGCGCAACACCCAAGTGCGTATCAGCCCCGAAGGGGAGATCCAGGTCAAAGGGAAGCAGGTCTTCCTCGGCTACTTCAAGAACGAGGCCGCCACCCGAGAGAGCTTCACCGAAGACGGCTGGTTCCGCACCGGGGATGCCGGGTTCTTCAACGAGAACGGCCACCTGGTGTTGCTCGGTCGCCTGAAAGAGGTAGGCGCCCTGTCGGACGGCACGCGCTTCGCCCCGCAGTTCTTGGAGAACCGCCTCAAATACTCGCCCTACATCCGCGAGGCCGTGATCATCGGGCACGGCAGACCCTTCGTCACTGCGCTGATCGAACTCGACCCGGAGAACACCCAGAACTGGGCGCGTAAACGGGGCATCGTCTTCTCCACCTACCAGAGCCTCACCTCGAACCCGGCGGTTTACGAACTCATCGCCAAGGAGATTGGTATGGCCTGCGAGAGCCTGCCCGACGAACTCAAGGTGCGCCGCTTCGCCATCTTGCCCAAGGAACTCCACGCCGACGACGAGGAGATCACCCGCACCCGCAAGGTCAAGCGGGGCACCGTCGAAAGCCGCTACGGGGCTTTGCTGGCGGCCCTCTACGACGGCTCGAGATCGGTGCACCTCTCGCTGCCGATCCGCTACCTGGAGGGGCAGGGTACGCTCGAGGCCTTGGTCCAGATTGCTGACGTGGGGGTCCCGCTTCCCTCGAGCCCGAAGGTGGGAGCCTAA